One segment of Panicum virgatum strain AP13 chromosome 3K, P.virgatum_v5, whole genome shotgun sequence DNA contains the following:
- the LOC120701553 gene encoding aspartic proteinase nepenthesin-1-like: MARPLLWLALLCGASLTFATTCAGIRLELTHVDAKENCTAEERMRRAAERTHRRLASMGGGVTAPVRWGGASQHIAEYLIGTPPQRAEAIVDTGSNLVWTQCSLCRPAGCFRQSLPYYDPSRSRTDRAVACVDAACALGFETRCGRDGRTCAVDTGYGGGDISGVLGTEAFTFQSEETVSLAFGCVTASRLVRGFLNGVSGIIGLGRGALSLVSQLGATRFSFLNISYCLTPYLRGTISTSHLFVGAAGGGLDAGGGAAPVTTVPFAENPREAPFSTFYYLPLVGLSVGDARLAVPATAFALRQVAPGVWAGGALIDSGAPFTLLVDAAYRAVRAELVRQLGGGVVPPRTEGWDLCVARGDAGRLVPPLVLHFGGSGGGDLVVPPENYWGPADDATDCMALLSSEALNATTLPLMKETTIIGNYMQQDMHLLYDLDKGVLSFQPADCSSV, from the exons atggcGAGACCGTTGCTCTGGCTCGCGCTCCTGTGCGGCGCCTCCCTGACGTTCGCCACCACCTGCGCCGGCATCCGCCTGGAGCTCACCCACGTCGACGCCAAGGAGAACTGCACGGCGGAGGAGcgcatgcgccgcgccgccgagcgcaCCCACCGCCGGCTGGCGTCCATGGGCGGCGGGGTGACCGCGCCCGTCCGCTGGGGCGGCGCGTCGCAGCACATCGCCGAGTACCTCATCGGCACCCCGCCGCAGCGCGCCGAGGCCATCGTCGACACCGGCAGCAACCTCGTCTGGACGCAGTGCTCGCTCTGCCGCCCCGCCGGCTGCTTCCGGCAGAGCCTCCCTTACTACGACCCCTCCCGGTCGCGCACCGACCGCGCCGTGGCCTGCGTTGACGCCGCGTGCGCCCTGGGCTTCGAGACCCGGTGCGGGCGCGACGGCAGGACGTGCGCCGTCGACaccggctacggcggcggcgacatctCCGGCGTCCTCGGCACCGAGGCGTTCACGTTCCAGTCGGAGGAGACGGTGAGCCTCGCTTTCGGATGCGTCACGGCGAGCAGGCTCGTGCGCGGGTTCCTGAACGGCGTGTCCGGCATCATCGggctcggccgcggcgcgctgTCGCTCGTCTCCCAGCTCGGCGCCACCAGGTTCTCCT TTCTTAACATCTCCTACTGCCTCACGCCGTACCTCCGCGGCACCATCAGCACGAGCCACCTGTTcgtcggcgcggccggcggcggcctggacgccggcggcggcgccgccccggtTACGACCGTGCCGTTCGCCGAGAACCCCAGGGAAGCGCCCTTCAGCACGTTCTACTACCTGCCCCTGGTCGGGTTGTCGGTGGGCGACGCCAGGCTCGCCGTCCCCGCGACGGCGTTCGCGCTCCGGCAGGTCGCGCCCGGGGtgtgggccggcggcgcgctgaTCGACTCCGGCGCCCCGTTCACGCTGCTCGTCGACGCGGCGTACCGCGCGGTGAGGGCGGAGCTGGTGcggcagctgggcggcggcgtcgtgccCCCGCGCACCGAGGGGTGGGACCTGTGCGTGGCGCGCGGGGACGCCGGCAGGCTGGTGCCGCCGCTGGTGCTGCActtcggcggcagcggcggcggggacctgGTGGTGCCGCCGGAGAACTACTGGGGCCCCGCGGACGACGCCACGGACTGCATGGCGCTGCTGAGCTCGGAGGCTCTCAACGCGACGACGCTGCCGCTGATGAAGGAGACGACCATCATCGGCAACTACATGCAGCAGGACATGCACCTGCTGTACGACCTCGACAAGGGCGTGCTCTCCTTCCAGCCGGCGGACTGCAGCAGCGTGTGA
- the LOC120699768 gene encoding CTP synthase, producing the protein MSTPPGEQPRAAATKYVLITGGVVSGLGKGVTASSVGVVLKACGLRVTCIKIDPYLNTDAGTMSPFEHGEVFVLDDGGEVDLDLGNYERFIDVTLTRDNNITTGKIYQSVIEKERKGDYLGKTVQVVPHVTDEIKQWIQSVSSVPVDGQTRPADVCVIELGGTVGDIESMPFIEALRQLSFSLGKENFCLIHVSLVPVLGVVGEQKTKPTQHSVRELRALGLTPDLLACRSAQPLIGSVKEKLSQFCHVPVENILNIHDVPNLWHVPLILRNQKAHEAIIKQLNLAGSAGPPELRDWTEMAESYDNLKNSVKIALVGKYTNLTDSYLSVVKALLHASVACSLKPSIQWIAASDLEDATAINAPDAHAKAWETLKGSACILIPGGFGDRGISGMILAAKYARENKVPYLGICLGMQISVIEISRHVLGLEDADSEEFNKDVPNRVVMYMPEVSKTHMGNTMRLGCRRTFFRKPDCLTSKLYGSPPHVDERHRHRYEVNPYFVPMLENAGLHFVGCDESGNRMEIVELQDHPFYLGVQFHPEFKSRPRRPSPPFTGLIMAATKQLGAISNHSNGYIGASE; encoded by the exons aTGTCCACGCCGCCGGGCGAGCAGCCGCGGGCCGCGGCCACCAAGTACGTGCTGATCACGGGCGGCGTCGTCAGCGGGCTCGGCAAGGGCGTCACCGCCAGCAGCGTCGGCGTCGTCCTCAAGGCCTGCGGCCTCCGCGTCACCTGCATCAAGATCG ATCCATACTTGAACACAGATGCTGGTACTATGTCCCCCTTCGAGCATGGTGAGGTGTTTGTCCTTGATGATGGTGGAGAG GTTGATTTGGACTTAGGAAACTATGAGCGTTTCATAGATGTTACTCTGACTAGGGACAACAATATTACCACTGGAAAGATATATCAG TCTGTCATTGAGAAGGAGAGAAAGGGCGATTATCTTGGAAAGACAGTCCAG GTTGTCCCTCATGTAACCGATGAAATAAAACAGTGGATACAGTCAGTGTCCTCTGTTCCTGTGGATGGGCAGACTCGTCCAGCTGATGTTTGTGTTATTGAGTTGGGAGGCACTGTAG GTGATATTGAGTCAATGCCATTCATTGAAGCTTTGCGCCAATTGTCCTTCTCTCTTG GCAAGGAGAATTTCTGCCTCATACATGTTAGCCTTGTTCCGGTATTGGGTGTAGTTGGTGAGCAG AAAACTAAGCCAACACAACACAGTGTACGGGAATTGAGGGCCTTGGGTCTGACTCCTGATCTTCTAGCATGCCGGTCAGCGCAG CCACTAATAGGATCTGTTAAAGAGAAGCTTTCCCAATTCTGCCATGTCCCG GTTGAGAACATACTTAACATCCATGATGTTCCAAATTTATGGCATGTCCCACTTATTCTTAGA AATCAAAAGGCTCATGAAGCTATAATCAAACAGCTAAACCTTGCAGG GTCTGCTGGACCACCTGAGTTACGAGATTGGACAGAGATGGCTGAGTCATATGACAACCTTAAGAACTCT GTTAAAATTGCTTTGGTTGGGAAGTATACTAACTTGACAGATTCTTATCTATCAGTGGTGAAG GCTCTCCTACATGCCAGTGTTGCCTGTTCATTGAAGCCATCTATCCAGTGGATTGCAGCTTCAGATCTTGAAGATGCAACTGCAATAAAT GCACCAGATGCCCATGCAAAAGCCTGGGAAACTCTTAAA GGTTCAGCATGCATTTTGATACCTGGAGGATTTGGAGATCGTGGAATCTCAGGGATGATATTGGCTGCCAAATATGCCCGTGAGAATAAAGTTCCATATCTTGGTATTTGCTTGGGCATGCAGATATCAGTGATTGAGATATCCAGACAT GTCTTGGGCCTGGAAGATGCAGACAGTGAAGAGTTCAACAAGGATGTACCAAACCGTGTTGTTATGTACATGCCTGAG GTTTCGAAAACACATATGGGAAACACGATGAGGTTGGGCTGCAGGAGAACATTCTTTCGCAAACCTGATTGTCTTACATCAAAACT GTATGGAAGTCCTCCACATGTAGATGAGCGTCATCGTCATAGATACGAG GTCAATCCCTATTTTGTTCCCATGCTTGAAAATGCTGGTCTTCATTTTGTTGGCTGTGATGAAAGTGGAAATAGGATGGAG ATTGTGGAGCTACAGGATCACCCTTTCTATTTAGGTGTTCAGTTCCATCCAGAGTTCAAATCAAGGCCTCGAAGACCTTCACCTCCTTTTACAG GGCTAATAATGGCAGCCACTAAACAACTGGGAGCAATTTCAAATCACTCGAATGGCTACATTGGAGCTTCTGAGTAA